The following are from one region of the Candidatus Neomarinimicrobiota bacterium genome:
- a CDS encoding DUF4837 family protein, whose protein sequence is MFLSNYLNLSLNLRLSLSCGLSVFLVTGCAPHKQQAKGVQNRILVFSSKEDLPYVKPSIEAVFDRIVYTPEAERYFELDYKDPSDFENLKDYYNIVVVSLFSPVDTSGDVLAMSLLPKNQYEMAVQGKNQVFSTHDYYSRGQVLAILAARTDSDLSHSTVEKGPWLFDQFDAAFLSRMKSHVFKTMEQKKLSTELEGKYGWYMRIQHDYAVIQEKPEENFVWLGRSFPYRWVTVRWMEDPISKELDAQIVTELVHSLPEVFLKQIMFTNNYQRIDRIEINGTRAWRIEGLWEHRTDVKGGPFVSYVFYDEASDRLFHINCLIHYPGGKKVLLLRQMETMVRTFSTVAAERS, encoded by the coding sequence ATGTTCTTGTCTAATTATTTGAACCTTAGCCTCAACCTTCGCCTTAGCCTAAGCTGTGGCCTCAGCGTTTTTCTGGTGACTGGCTGCGCGCCGCACAAGCAGCAGGCCAAAGGCGTTCAGAACCGGATCCTCGTTTTTTCCTCCAAGGAAGACCTTCCTTATGTGAAACCATCCATTGAGGCGGTATTTGACAGAATCGTATACACTCCTGAAGCGGAACGGTATTTTGAGCTCGACTACAAGGATCCCTCCGATTTTGAGAATCTGAAGGACTATTACAACATTGTAGTCGTCTCGCTGTTCTCTCCCGTTGACACGTCAGGGGATGTTCTGGCGATGTCTCTCCTCCCAAAGAACCAGTACGAAATGGCGGTTCAGGGGAAAAACCAGGTGTTTTCGACGCACGATTATTATTCAAGGGGACAGGTACTGGCAATTCTGGCCGCAAGAACGGATAGTGACCTGTCCCACTCAACGGTTGAGAAGGGCCCGTGGTTGTTCGACCAGTTTGACGCCGCATTCCTTTCGAGGATGAAAAGCCACGTGTTTAAGACGATGGAGCAGAAGAAATTGAGCACGGAACTGGAAGGAAAATACGGGTGGTACATGAGGATTCAGCACGACTATGCTGTCATTCAGGAGAAACCTGAAGAAAACTTCGTCTGGCTTGGTCGATCATTCCCATACCGCTGGGTCACTGTCCGGTGGATGGAAGATCCCATCTCGAAGGAGCTGGATGCCCAGATTGTGACAGAACTGGTCCACAGCCTGCCAGAAGTCTTCCTAAAGCAAATCATGTTCACAAACAACTATCAGCGGATAGACCGGATCGAGATAAACGGAACGCGTGCCTGGCGAATCGAGGGTTTGTGGGAACACCGGACGGACGTGAAGGGGGGTCCTTTCGTATCCTACGTGTTTTACGATGAGGCCTCCGACAGACTTTTCCATATCAACTGTTTAATTCACTACCCGGGGGGGAAAAAGGTTCTTCTGCTTCGTCAGATGGAAACCATGGTTCGCACCTTTTCTACCGTTGCTGCTGAAAGATCCTGA
- a CDS encoding glycosyltransferase yields MVQVSGEKGEVGGTISVIIVNYNVQAYLENCLIALNASEVDGDVEIIVVDNNSFDGSVEMLRSRFPQVKVVKNRTNLGFARAVNRGFQESSGEYLLVLNPDTLVQEDTLNVLTQYMVGHPEVGICGPKILNADGTLQLSCKRSFPTPGVALPKIVGLSKIFPGSRWAGKYNLTFLDSDQVHNVDAISGSCMFIRREIFKHVGQFDDRFFMFGEDLDFCYRTIQAGFEVHYVPLTQIVHYKGESVKVAPFDSLKWFHEAMALFVDKHFSRTVSILTRWVLRFGILLRHASTFVSSSMAQFVPVVMDVGVVFTAFLVAIPMRFGDYTPLLEAYLPVLAIYSVFWVLVGAAFQLYSRFVLSYNRAMVSSILAFLFIAAFTYFFKQFAYSRAVLLVASALITLGIPGWRLLAHVLKSRGFFRSAPVGQSSIFSRRAVVIGMGKEGRRIAGNIGRRLDTGIYVVGFSDVEYESFQNGEFQDAENPRLEVLPPFLGTLDSIRDIVTSHSIRELIFTSDHLSNESILDVMDSTKDLRLTYRIVPKDRDILLGKALVEDVSDFPFVNIEYTLFRRLNALSKRTFDLVLSTLMLVVLSPVFMVLLLRIPRWKRTLFWGVDGSKFRGWITPSRRRLLRELPLLVAIFRGDMSFVGSSLVPASSDQIRLMCKPGLTGLDRIKKLNVESDERTVFEHYYVQHQSMVFDLEILIRTLFAL; encoded by the coding sequence TTGGTACAAGTAAGCGGGGAAAAAGGGGAGGTGGGAGGCACCATTTCGGTCATCATTGTCAACTACAATGTACAGGCCTACCTGGAGAACTGTCTGATCGCCTTGAATGCGTCCGAGGTAGATGGGGATGTGGAAATCATCGTCGTCGATAATAACTCCTTTGACGGTTCCGTTGAGATGCTGAGATCCCGCTTCCCACAGGTAAAGGTTGTCAAAAACAGGACTAATCTGGGATTTGCGAGAGCGGTCAACCGCGGGTTCCAAGAATCGTCAGGAGAGTACCTTCTTGTATTGAACCCGGACACCCTCGTGCAGGAGGACACGTTGAATGTTCTTACTCAATACATGGTTGGCCATCCCGAAGTGGGTATCTGTGGCCCGAAAATCCTGAATGCGGATGGGACGCTACAGCTTTCCTGCAAAAGAAGCTTTCCCACCCCAGGAGTGGCCCTGCCGAAAATAGTGGGTCTCAGCAAGATTTTTCCCGGAAGCAGATGGGCAGGCAAGTACAATTTGACATTCCTCGATTCGGATCAGGTGCACAATGTGGATGCCATCAGCGGATCGTGCATGTTTATCAGGCGGGAGATCTTCAAACATGTTGGGCAGTTCGATGATCGGTTTTTCATGTTCGGAGAAGACCTCGATTTTTGCTACAGAACCATTCAAGCGGGTTTTGAAGTTCACTATGTTCCTTTGACTCAGATTGTGCACTACAAGGGGGAGAGCGTGAAAGTTGCCCCCTTTGACAGTCTGAAATGGTTCCATGAGGCGATGGCTCTTTTCGTCGATAAACATTTTTCCCGCACCGTTTCCATCCTGACACGATGGGTACTCAGATTTGGAATTCTCCTCAGGCACGCTTCCACGTTTGTTTCTTCCTCAATGGCTCAATTTGTTCCCGTCGTCATGGATGTGGGTGTTGTTTTCACCGCTTTTCTCGTTGCCATCCCCATGCGATTCGGAGACTACACCCCGCTGTTGGAGGCTTATCTTCCCGTGCTTGCCATTTATTCGGTATTCTGGGTCCTTGTGGGGGCGGCTTTCCAACTTTATTCCCGATTCGTCCTTTCGTATAACCGTGCCATGGTCTCCTCCATTTTGGCTTTCTTGTTCATCGCTGCTTTTACCTACTTCTTCAAACAGTTTGCCTATTCCCGCGCAGTCCTTCTGGTTGCGTCGGCCCTCATCACATTGGGGATCCCCGGGTGGCGATTGCTGGCACATGTTCTCAAGTCGCGAGGTTTTTTCAGAAGTGCCCCGGTGGGCCAGTCCTCAATTTTCTCGAGACGAGCTGTCGTTATCGGTATGGGAAAGGAGGGGAGACGAATCGCCGGGAATATCGGTCGTCGCCTGGATACGGGCATCTATGTTGTGGGATTTTCAGATGTGGAATACGAATCTTTCCAAAACGGCGAATTCCAGGATGCTGAAAATCCAAGACTGGAAGTCCTTCCACCGTTCCTCGGCACTCTCGACTCCATCCGTGACATAGTCACATCTCATTCCATCCGTGAACTCATTTTCACCTCAGATCACCTTTCCAATGAATCCATACTTGACGTGATGGACTCCACAAAAGATCTGAGGCTGACCTACCGCATTGTTCCCAAAGACAGGGACATCCTCCTGGGAAAGGCCCTCGTGGAAGATGTGAGTGATTTTCCTTTTGTCAATATTGAGTATACCCTCTTTCGCCGCCTCAACGCTCTTTCGAAGCGTACTTTTGACCTGGTTCTTTCCACCTTGATGCTGGTAGTGTTGAGTCCAGTTTTCATGGTCCTCTTGCTCAGAATTCCCAGGTGGAAAAGAACGCTCTTTTGGGGAGTTGACGGCTCGAAATTCAGGGGATGGATAACTCCCAGCAGGCGACGCCTCCTCCGAGAACTTCCGCTTCTCGTCGCTATTTTCAGGGGTGACATGAGCTTCGTTGGAAGTTCCCTGGTTCCCGCGTCATCCGACCAGATTCGACTTATGTGCAAGCCCGGGTTGACGGGTCTGGACAGGATTAAGAAGTTGAATGTCGAATCGGACGAGCGCACCGTTTTTGAACATTATTATGTTCAGCATCAATCGATGGTATTTGACCTGGAGATCCTCATAAGGACCCTTTTCGCCCTCTGA
- a CDS encoding acetyl-CoA carboxylase carboxyltransferase subunit alpha, with protein MADFVLEFEEPIVELEKKIEDLKVLNDQGQAELSDEIHRLEQKHAKLVKKIYSNLSRWQRVQLARHPGRPYSLDYIHRITSSFLELHGDRHFGDDKSVVAGLGVIDGRSVILIGQQKGRNTKENLYRNFGMMNPEGYRKALRIMTLGKKFKHPIVCLLDTPGAYPGLGAEERGQAEAIARNLMQMSLLPVPILTIVIGEGASGGALGIGVGDRLIMLENTWFSVISPEGCASILWRDAKKAEEAADAMKVTAMDLYEMGICDRIIEEPLGGAHRNHDAIAAALKEVIVEELDSLNDLLPDDLVGRRIEKYDRIGVWEE; from the coding sequence ATGGCCGACTTTGTTCTAGAGTTTGAAGAGCCCATAGTGGAGCTCGAAAAAAAGATCGAGGATCTTAAGGTCCTCAACGATCAGGGACAGGCGGAGCTGAGTGATGAAATCCACCGACTGGAGCAAAAGCACGCAAAGCTTGTGAAGAAAATCTATTCCAACCTGTCCCGGTGGCAGCGTGTTCAGCTCGCCCGACATCCCGGTCGGCCCTACTCCCTTGACTATATCCACAGAATTACATCAAGCTTTCTGGAACTTCATGGCGACCGTCACTTCGGGGACGATAAATCGGTGGTGGCAGGCTTGGGTGTTATTGACGGACGCTCAGTTATCCTTATCGGCCAGCAAAAGGGGAGGAATACAAAAGAAAACCTCTACAGAAATTTCGGGATGATGAATCCGGAGGGCTATCGGAAGGCACTGAGAATTATGACCCTGGGGAAAAAGTTTAAACATCCTATTGTTTGTCTTCTGGATACGCCTGGTGCCTATCCGGGCTTAGGGGCCGAGGAAAGGGGTCAAGCTGAAGCGATTGCGAGGAACCTGATGCAGATGTCTTTGCTGCCCGTGCCGATCCTTACGATTGTGATAGGAGAAGGAGCGAGCGGCGGTGCCCTGGGAATCGGGGTGGGAGATCGCCTCATTATGCTGGAGAATACGTGGTTTTCCGTCATCAGTCCAGAGGGGTGCGCTTCAATTCTCTGGAGGGATGCCAAAAAGGCTGAAGAGGCCGCCGACGCCATGAAGGTAACCGCCATGGATTTGTACGAGATGGGCATCTGCGACAGGATCATCGAGGAACCTCTCGGTGGTGCCCATCGAAACCACGACGCGATAGCGGCCGCACTGAAGGAAGTCATTGTAGAAGAACTCGACAGTCTGAACGACCTTCTCCCCGACGACCTTGTAGGGAGGCGGATTGAAAAATATGACCGGATAGGCGTCTGGGAGGAATGA
- a CDS encoding SDR family oxidoreductase: MAKRILITGAFGQLGEAVTQELQSHFDLLATGLAIPDDFPCFCPIRTLDIQRRNRVFECVEKFDPDVILNLAAYTDVDGCEKKREQAWNVNVKGTENLLESVRTKQVKFIQISSDYIFEGRNGPYDESAVPNPINYYGKTKLAAENAVRGNATSWVILRTNVLYGASSVTKANFVDWVVQSLRAGTPIRVVNDQWGNPTWTGALAEAIKMAILLNVNGIFNYGGAEFLTRFEFARKIARVFDLDLSLITGVSTDDLKQEAQRPLKSGLVTEKVENVLGLRTYDVDYCLRKVREGVVA, encoded by the coding sequence GTGGCAAAGCGAATACTCATAACAGGAGCCTTCGGTCAGCTCGGAGAGGCTGTCACGCAGGAGTTGCAGTCTCATTTTGACCTCCTTGCCACGGGCCTGGCCATTCCTGATGACTTTCCATGTTTCTGTCCCATTCGGACGCTTGACATCCAGCGACGAAACCGAGTGTTCGAATGTGTTGAGAAATTTGATCCCGATGTGATTCTTAATCTTGCTGCATACACGGACGTGGACGGCTGTGAGAAAAAAAGAGAACAGGCATGGAATGTGAATGTGAAGGGGACGGAGAACCTGCTGGAGTCGGTCAGGACAAAGCAAGTAAAGTTCATCCAAATCTCCTCTGACTACATATTCGAGGGAAGAAACGGTCCTTACGATGAGTCCGCCGTTCCAAATCCTATCAATTACTACGGAAAGACGAAGCTGGCGGCGGAGAATGCCGTCCGGGGAAACGCAACTTCCTGGGTTATCCTCAGAACGAACGTGCTCTACGGTGCATCCTCAGTCACCAAGGCAAATTTTGTCGACTGGGTCGTCCAGTCCCTTCGTGCAGGGACACCCATCCGCGTCGTGAACGATCAGTGGGGAAATCCCACGTGGACCGGGGCATTGGCTGAAGCCATCAAGATGGCCATTCTGCTGAACGTCAACGGCATATTCAACTATGGGGGAGCAGAATTCCTGACTCGGTTTGAATTCGCCAGGAAGATAGCAAGGGTGTTCGACCTGGATCTATCCCTGATCACCGGTGTATCCACGGATGACCTGAAACAGGAGGCCCAGAGACCTCTCAAATCGGGACTCGTTACTGAGAAGGTTGAAAACGTCTTGGGTCTGCGAACGTATGATGTGGACTACTGTCTGCGAAAGGTCAGGGAGGGCGTTGTCGCTTGA
- a CDS encoding lysophospholipid acyltransferase family protein has product MLYTLIRLVAILSLERFFHNIVVEHRERVPKNRPTIFVANHPNTMIDAMLVGYAVGKRIHFLAKGTLFTNRIASWLLGRMGLVPLYRYQDDPAQMLRNEEVFRRLYDHLRQGGSFLIFPEGTSEPERRLQRIKTGAARIAFGAENEYDFRLGVHIVPVGLNYSDYEKFRSDAYCRFGHAIIPGELKREYEKDPTQAVRSVTNRIKVNLEKLTTYLPEDGLAETVSNLERIYKKELMVDLGMKLKSMKDDFLATKGIIRAVEWFYHNQRERVEQIQKRIATYLRNLERLHIRDEFLSPRRSGLGFRKRLKAWLLMVLGFPLYLWGTINNFIPYILPRWYVNRFVDKKTFVSSVKLLVGLGSFVIFFSLQSWFTWHLFHARWITILYAISLIPSGNFALYYFRKASNYRQHMIFLSLFYRRRNLVYDLIQQRMELIESLNRARDEYLAATRTVFRPS; this is encoded by the coding sequence ATGCTTTACACTCTGATCAGACTCGTCGCCATTCTTTCCCTGGAGAGGTTCTTTCACAACATTGTTGTGGAACACAGGGAGCGGGTGCCGAAAAACCGGCCCACCATTTTCGTGGCCAACCATCCCAACACGATGATTGACGCCATGCTCGTTGGCTACGCCGTGGGAAAAAGAATTCATTTCCTGGCAAAGGGAACTCTGTTCACGAACAGAATAGCCTCATGGCTCTTGGGAAGAATGGGACTCGTTCCCCTCTATCGATATCAGGACGACCCGGCTCAAATGCTCCGGAATGAGGAAGTGTTCCGAAGACTTTATGACCATTTGCGGCAGGGGGGGAGCTTTCTCATCTTTCCTGAAGGCACGAGTGAACCAGAGCGAAGACTTCAGCGCATAAAGACGGGTGCTGCCAGAATCGCCTTTGGAGCGGAAAACGAATACGATTTTCGGCTGGGCGTGCACATCGTGCCTGTTGGTCTAAATTATTCGGATTACGAAAAGTTTCGAAGTGATGCTTACTGTCGTTTCGGGCATGCCATCATTCCGGGAGAGTTAAAACGGGAATACGAGAAGGATCCCACGCAGGCCGTGCGGAGCGTGACCAACAGAATTAAGGTTAATCTCGAGAAATTGACAACCTATCTTCCCGAGGATGGACTGGCGGAGACCGTTTCCAATCTGGAGAGAATTTATAAGAAAGAATTGATGGTGGATCTGGGGATGAAACTCAAATCGATGAAGGATGATTTCCTGGCCACCAAGGGAATCATCAGGGCTGTTGAGTGGTTCTATCACAACCAGCGGGAGAGGGTTGAGCAGATTCAGAAGAGAATAGCCACCTATTTGAGAAATCTGGAAAGACTCCACATACGGGACGAATTCCTCTCCCCCCGGCGGTCTGGCTTGGGGTTCAGGAAGAGATTGAAGGCCTGGCTGTTAATGGTGCTCGGATTTCCTTTGTATCTTTGGGGAACGATCAACAATTTTATTCCGTACATTCTTCCCAGATGGTACGTGAATCGGTTTGTGGATAAGAAAACGTTCGTCTCTTCTGTGAAGCTTCTCGTGGGACTTGGATCATTCGTGATTTTCTTTTCCCTTCAGTCCTGGTTCACCTGGCATCTTTTTCACGCCAGGTGGATCACAATACTGTACGCAATCTCTCTTATCCCGTCGGGGAACTTTGCGCTCTATTATTTCAGGAAGGCGAGCAACTATCGCCAGCACATGATATTCCTCTCCCTCTTTTACCGCAGAAGGAATCTCGTCTACGACCTGATTCAGCAGAGGATGGAGTTAATTGAATCTCTCAATCGCGCAAGGGATGAATATCTTGCCGCAACCCGAACGGTTTTTCGTCCATCCTGA
- a CDS encoding thioesterase family protein, producing MIVFSSRFSMRVIYAHTDMMGRAYYSRYFEYFEAARSHMLRELGLPYAEIEKMGVFLPVIESHCPYKNGATFDDLLSIQSTIMDFPRSKIRIDYGVTKEVGDITVAEGYTVHTFVNSSGKVVRPPKAFVTALRSKWQASHD from the coding sequence ATGATCGTGTTCTCCTCCCGTTTTTCGATGCGCGTGATCTATGCCCATACGGATATGATGGGGCGAGCATATTACAGCCGGTATTTCGAGTACTTTGAGGCCGCCCGGTCACACATGTTGAGGGAGCTTGGCCTCCCCTACGCTGAGATTGAAAAAATGGGAGTTTTCCTTCCGGTTATTGAGAGTCATTGTCCCTACAAGAATGGCGCCACCTTTGATGATCTCCTGAGCATCCAGTCGACGATAATGGATTTCCCGCGCTCTAAGATTCGCATAGATTATGGAGTAACGAAGGAAGTGGGGGACATAACCGTCGCGGAAGGGTACACTGTCCATACCTTCGTCAATTCATCCGGTAAGGTGGTGAGGCCCCCGAAGGCATTCGTGACAGCTTTGAGATCGAAATGGCAAGCTTCACATGACTGA
- the rnr gene encoding ribonuclease R — translation MRKKITGYLKKDPDSSYGKSELARLLRLSKSEHRRFRTELRRLVQEGKVLRTREGRYLWTGGTQKVAGILVLHHKGFGFVLMEDKDDVFVSAKKLRGAVHGDTVEVALLPSSFGKRPEGQVTRIVQRGTTEFIGTVTARNGELYLEIDTVTPRRGIHIQASSRVKISPGDAIVAEVHDWGHGREPIQVEPLKVIGSMKKPEDDITIVCYKFELEPRFSRKVLNEARQFDSETIQNEIPNRTDFRSLPCITIDPAEARDFDDAISLEKKKNGDFVMGIHIADVSFFVPIGGEIDREARRRGTSVYFSEGVVRMLPDELSADLCSLVTGKDRLAVTVLVRLNGDCDIVQTSFHSSVIRSARTFTYREVQSILDGKKKSKHSELLLQLRKISAKLLEKRQEKGSIDFDIPEPIFRFRNGGIPHEIHPSERLESHRIVEESMLLANRVVAEKVPGSAENERPFVYRVHDKPTKEGMDRFLGILRALGLNSGKTTHLRPFEFRNILSSVEDSPYKSLIESLALRTMTKAVYSPENRGHYGLAFETYTHFSSPIRRYPDLVVHRLLGESFLGRRDPRFSAMTAALADVARESTQAEIKAMEAERDYIKLKQIRWLSQRIGVTFEGIISGVVSSGFFVELKHALVEGFVHVDTLDDDYYGFDELDLSLVGKKSRQKYQMGKRVTIKVRSVSLEKRQADFTLLE, via the coding sequence ATGCGAAAGAAAATCACCGGTTATCTGAAGAAGGATCCCGATTCTTCTTACGGGAAGAGTGAACTGGCCAGGTTGTTGCGCTTGTCCAAGTCAGAGCACCGTCGTTTCAGAACCGAGCTCCGGCGGTTGGTACAGGAAGGAAAAGTGCTGCGCACTCGAGAAGGGAGGTACTTATGGACCGGTGGCACGCAAAAGGTTGCGGGGATTCTCGTACTGCATCACAAGGGTTTCGGCTTCGTATTGATGGAAGACAAGGACGATGTTTTTGTGAGTGCCAAGAAACTGCGAGGGGCCGTGCACGGGGATACCGTAGAAGTGGCACTTCTGCCGTCGAGTTTTGGAAAGAGGCCGGAGGGGCAGGTCACCCGCATCGTCCAGAGGGGAACAACAGAGTTCATCGGAACGGTAACAGCCAGGAACGGGGAATTGTATCTGGAAATTGATACGGTAACTCCCAGACGGGGGATTCACATTCAGGCGTCCTCCCGGGTGAAAATTTCGCCGGGAGACGCCATAGTGGCGGAAGTCCACGATTGGGGCCATGGACGGGAGCCAATTCAAGTGGAACCGTTAAAGGTCATCGGTTCCATGAAGAAACCTGAAGACGACATAACAATTGTTTGCTATAAGTTTGAACTTGAGCCGCGATTCTCCAGGAAGGTGCTGAATGAAGCCCGGCAGTTCGACAGCGAGACCATTCAGAACGAAATTCCCAATAGAACCGATTTCCGGTCGCTTCCCTGCATCACTATCGATCCGGCGGAAGCAAGGGATTTCGACGACGCGATCTCACTTGAAAAAAAGAAGAACGGCGATTTCGTTATGGGGATACATATCGCCGATGTCAGTTTTTTCGTTCCCATAGGCGGGGAAATCGATCGAGAGGCGCGAAGGCGGGGAACTTCCGTCTATTTCTCTGAGGGAGTGGTTCGCATGCTTCCGGACGAATTGTCTGCCGATCTCTGTTCTTTGGTAACGGGAAAAGACCGGCTGGCAGTGACCGTTCTGGTAAGATTGAATGGTGACTGCGATATCGTTCAGACTTCTTTCCACTCCTCTGTAATCCGGAGTGCAAGGACGTTCACCTACCGGGAAGTTCAGTCAATTCTGGACGGGAAGAAAAAGTCGAAGCATTCCGAATTACTTCTGCAGCTCCGGAAGATCTCAGCGAAACTCCTTGAGAAGCGACAGGAGAAAGGGAGTATCGATTTTGACATTCCGGAACCCATATTTCGTTTCCGGAATGGAGGCATTCCTCATGAGATACACCCTAGTGAAAGGTTAGAAAGCCACAGGATTGTAGAAGAATCCATGTTATTGGCCAACCGTGTCGTGGCGGAAAAAGTACCGGGATCCGCGGAAAATGAGCGGCCATTCGTCTACAGAGTTCATGACAAACCTACAAAAGAAGGCATGGACAGATTCCTGGGCATCCTTCGAGCTCTTGGTTTGAATTCCGGTAAGACAACTCATCTGAGACCGTTCGAATTTCGAAATATCTTGTCCTCCGTAGAGGACTCGCCCTACAAGAGTCTCATAGAAAGTCTGGCCCTGCGAACCATGACGAAAGCAGTCTACAGTCCGGAGAACCGGGGGCATTACGGTCTGGCTTTTGAAACGTATACGCATTTTAGTTCCCCCATCAGGCGATATCCTGATCTGGTGGTTCACAGGTTACTTGGAGAGTCATTTCTTGGCAGAAGGGACCCGAGGTTCTCCGCAATGACTGCCGCCCTCGCGGACGTTGCCAGGGAATCCACGCAGGCTGAAATCAAAGCCATGGAGGCCGAACGGGATTACATAAAGCTCAAACAAATTCGATGGCTCTCACAACGGATCGGCGTGACGTTTGAGGGTATTATTTCCGGTGTCGTGTCGTCCGGTTTTTTTGTGGAATTGAAACACGCGCTCGTTGAAGGATTTGTGCATGTGGATACTCTTGACGATGATTACTATGGATTTGACGAACTGGATCTCTCGCTGGTTGGCAAGAAATCGAGACAGAAGTATCAGATGGGTAAGCGCGTGACGATCAAGGTACGTTCCGTATCGCTCGAGAAGAGACAGGCCGATTTTACCCTTTTGGAATGA
- a CDS encoding polyprenol monophosphomannose synthase has protein sequence MKTVVVTPTYNERRNISELIRAVNEISEQFHVLVVDDNSPDGTGDYVESLQDEFPNLHLLRRKAKMGLGSAYCEGFKYALKHDFDSIVQMDADLSHDPSEIPRMLDLLTQFDLILGSRYSDGVNVVRWPIRRLILSYGANKYTRWVTGLPVSDATGGFKCWSRKILESIDLTSIRSQGYSFQIEMTFRAWQKGFRIKEIPIIFHDRTVGESKMTRSIMFEAAAMVWRLRVWRIFGWYK, from the coding sequence TTGAAAACGGTTGTCGTAACACCAACCTACAACGAGCGCAGAAATATTAGCGAACTGATCAGGGCCGTCAACGAGATAAGTGAACAGTTCCACGTCTTGGTAGTCGATGACAACTCCCCTGACGGTACCGGGGATTACGTGGAATCCCTGCAAGACGAATTTCCGAACCTCCACCTTTTGCGACGGAAAGCGAAAATGGGTCTTGGCTCCGCCTATTGTGAAGGATTCAAGTACGCGTTGAAACATGACTTTGACAGCATTGTGCAGATGGATGCCGATCTGTCACACGATCCCTCGGAAATTCCCAGGATGCTCGATCTGCTCACGCAATTCGACCTTATCCTGGGAAGCCGGTACAGTGACGGAGTGAACGTGGTCAGATGGCCAATCAGGCGGCTGATTCTCAGCTATGGAGCGAACAAGTATACCAGATGGGTCACCGGATTACCCGTAAGCGATGCCACGGGAGGATTCAAATGCTGGAGCCGGAAGATCCTGGAGTCGATCGACCTGACTTCGATACGGTCCCAGGGATACTCATTTCAGATCGAGATGACCTTCAGGGCATGGCAAAAAGGATTCCGTATAAAAGAGATCCCCATTATCTTTCACGACCGGACGGTCGGCGAGTCAAAGATGACCCGATCGATCATGTTTGAAGCCGCGGCGATGGTCTGGAGACTCAGAGTCTGGAGAATATTCGGTTGGTACAAGTAA
- a CDS encoding queuosine precursor transporter has translation MTDELLFLAQTLVGLTFTLVAFRIGKNWLYGYVAVCIVLANLFVTKQITLFGLAATGGNVVYGAIFLSTDLLAEHHGKKAARDAVFLGFFVALFYLIMSQFMLRFMPSSSDWGAAEGMIQIFTVGPSIILASLLAYLISQLHDVWAFHAIRMKTKGRFLWLRNNGSTWVSQLIDSVVFSSLAFLVLPALLVGDNYALPFGIVVQVVISTYFLKLLVAAIDTPFIYLSYLVRPPELTPQT, from the coding sequence ATGACTGACGAGCTCCTTTTTCTGGCTCAAACCCTTGTTGGACTCACCTTCACGCTGGTGGCATTTCGAATTGGCAAGAACTGGTTGTACGGATATGTTGCGGTCTGCATCGTTCTCGCCAACCTGTTTGTGACCAAACAGATCACCCTTTTTGGACTGGCTGCCACAGGCGGAAACGTTGTCTACGGCGCCATATTTCTTTCCACCGATCTACTCGCGGAGCACCATGGAAAGAAGGCGGCCCGGGACGCCGTATTCCTCGGGTTTTTCGTGGCTCTGTTCTATCTGATCATGTCTCAGTTCATGTTGCGATTCATGCCCAGCAGTTCGGACTGGGGAGCCGCCGAAGGGATGATACAAATATTCACCGTCGGTCCCAGTATCATCCTCGCCAGTCTTCTGGCTTACCTGATTTCCCAGCTCCACGATGTTTGGGCATTCCATGCCATTCGCATGAAGACAAAGGGAAGATTCCTTTGGCTTCGCAATAACGGAAGCACCTGGGTAAGTCAGTTGATCGATTCCGTTGTTTTCTCTTCGCTTGCTTTCCTGGTCCTCCCGGCACTTCTGGTTGGTGATAACTATGCACTTCCTTTCGGAATTGTGGTGCAAGTTGTTATCTCCACGTACTTTCTCAAACTTCTCGTTGCCGCTATCGATACACCCTTTATCTATCTGAGTTATCTTGTGAGGCCGCCCGAATTGACGCCTCAGACGTGA